A single Aspergillus chevalieri M1 DNA, chromosome 3, nearly complete sequence DNA region contains:
- a CDS encoding uncharacterized protein (COG:S;~EggNog:ENOG410Q1GN), producing the protein MCQQYLTVYEWCRCEENSGNLICAPHKEHECPGVAIEAVRMHCFCHWHASKGWKTEHKLLKKHNKKLKKTQKRHSTLSEKSLAPKRWFSWSSLRSRNSI; encoded by the coding sequence ATGTGCCAACAATACCTCACCGTATACGAATGGTGCCGGTGTGAAGAAAATTCCGGCAACCTCATCTGCGCTCCCCACAAAGAACACGAATGCCCTGGTGTCGCCATCGAAGCCGTTCGCATGCACTGCTTCTGCCATTGGCATGCCTCGAAGGGCTGGAAGACGGAGCATAAGCTGTTGAAAAAGCACAACAAGAAATTGAAGAAGACTCAGAAGCGGCATTCGACTCTGAGTGAAAAGTCTCTTGCTCCGAAGAGGTGGTTTTCAT